GCATCTTAAGGCCATCTTTGCCATTGATAAGGTTTCTTCCACTGGCCAATCGTTTATGGCTGGATCGAGCACCTGAGGAAATGTTCCTCCCTCGATAGCATCTTCAACTTGCATTGCCAGCCCCATTGGAGGCTTCGCCGTGATGATCTGCAGCAGCATCACACCAAAAGAATACACATCTGATTTTACTCCAAGCATTCCAGTTTGTTGATACTCCGGGTCAATATAACAGAATGTTCCAGCTGCTGCCGTCATATGGTACTCAGTCAATCTATTGGCTATTGATGGTGGTACCAGTCGCGCTAAGCCCACGTCACTGATTTTGCTCACATAGTGGCAATCCAACAGGATATTCGAGGGCTTGATATCACGGTGCACCAAGGGCTCTGGTTTTGTCTGGTGCAGGAAAAGAAGACCTGTAGCAATTTCAGCTGCTATCTTGAAACGGCTTCTCCAAGAAATCGGAGGAGTGTTGTTTTTGCAGAAGATTCGGTCTTCTAAGCTACCATTGTCCATGTATTCATACACTAGGCATCCGTACTCGGGGCATGCACCCACAAGGAGGACCATGTTTGGATGTCTCATGCGGCTGAGTACCTCAACCTGTATTGTTATTGGAGAGACCATATTGGAGAGACCATGAAAGAGGAAAGTAATGGTAAATGTTTTTTGAGTTGATCATTGGGATGCAAACTTATTGAAATCCAAATGTGTTTCTTGTGCTAAGGCCATTAAATATTCTTTGTTATGGCTTCTTTATCAAAGAAAGGAGGTCTTGTCGCCCAACAAATATTCATCTGTCTTTCAGGAGTTCTCCTATATTAATTTCTGTGAAATTTCTTAGATAAGCACTCAGTAGGAGAACAGGTCCACAGCTTTAATTGAGAGGAGCTCATTCAAATGAAAAGTAGGTTTAACTGAGAAACTACGAATAAGAGCAAGCCCTGTAGAACAAACGAGACTCACCTCCTGCTTGAATTGTTGCAGTCCCTGGGAAACATCGGGTCTCAAGACCTTGATGGCCACAGGAGTGTGATCAAGGTAGGCTTTAAAAACAGGTCCGTATCCTCCTTCACCGATCTTAAGAGAACGTGAGAAGTAATCAGTGGCCTCTTCAATCTCTCTGATCGTGTACTTTCTGTACCAAACGTTCTCCTGGGCCAAAGcatctattgctcttttcctcATTCCCGACTCACCATTTGTTGTATCTCCTGCATTGTGTCCCTTTTTGGCCTCAAACAACTGTCGCTGTTCTCTAATTTTGGTAACTTCCTTTGCCACTGGTGTCTCCAGCTTCTCTACTGTTGGGGAAGTCCAAGCAACCTCCCTATGAAGCTTCGGTTCCACAAACTTTATAACTTCTGCAGTCTTCATTCGCTGAAGCTCCTTAGCCTTCAAAAagatgagggaaaaaaaaaatcatctttatCAAATTCGCAATGATGAACAcggtcatgattcattttctgTGATAGATTGATCATGATCCCTGAGCTATAGCATTACCTTTGCTTCTGCAGCAGACACTTCTTCGCATGCCACGTTGTAAGTAGACAAGGACTGCTTAAATTCAAGTTTTAGTTTTTCGATTTCTGCTTCCAGGCCTCGCTGTCAAAAAACTCACGAAAATGAGAGCAGTCATTTCATTTGATTGTCTAAAGATGAACATTCTGAGTAGTAATATCATCTTAAGCACAGCACATTTAGTGGAATTCACTAGTACAAAATTTTCTGTTGATCTTTACATATATATTAGAGCAATGTAGATGTGAATATTTCATACGGTATATGCCGTGAATGACAGCCGATGACAACAAAAGTAACAACCACCAAGCCTTTTCCTACCAAATGGCTTTGGTAAGCatgaagaaccaaaagaaatttGACTTTTGCGATATGTTACATCTCTAGGACCTCAAAAAGTGCAAGATGCACCAGACTCATCAAGTAGCATGAACTTCTTTATAGAcgtttcatttttaaaaatgcatccACTTTTTTACCACTTCCTTGAAGTCCTACACATAAACAAGTCCTGCAATGATCAAAAGATGTGTACGACAATGTCGTGTATTGTACTCACAGAGGCATGTGAGGAGAAAGAGCCTATGGAATTCTCTGGCACTGAGGATCCTTGTACATTCTCAGAAGATGAGCGATAACTTAACTGTCCAGAAAAATCGGTGGCATCTGACGAAGAACTTTCAGAAGATAAATTCTCCATTATGTAAGCTTCCAATGGCCGTACTGAGGGTAACCTATTTGCCCTCCAGCTGTCGAGGTTCATCTGCCTAACATCAGTACTTTTCTCGGAGCATGCACTATCAG
The window above is part of the Eucalyptus grandis isolate ANBG69807.140 chromosome 6, ASM1654582v1, whole genome shotgun sequence genome. Proteins encoded here:
- the LOC104452041 gene encoding U-box domain-containing protein 52 — encoded protein: MAPPHLRPSAEGEEAGGGNGGLVVTAIAIDRDKNSQSAVKWAVENLIKKTASQCILLHVRTHGDYSGKLLLLYQALRSELQQFFLPYRGFCARRGIAAKEIILPDIDVPSALLHYVANNSISNIVVGVSSRNAITRKFKTPDVPTSLMKSAPPTCSVYVISKDKLQTVRAATRRLIISSAPTCIKDTPNKSSPRGNQPNIQSKTPDSFDIDRSTYSVGSLRSQSSDSACSEKSTDVRQMNLDSWRANRLPSVRPLEAYIMENLSSESSSSDATDFSGQLSYRSSSENVQGSSVPENSIGSFSSHASRGLEAEIEKLKLEFKQSLSTYNVACEEVSAAEAKAKELQRMKTAEVIKFVEPKLHREVAWTSPTVEKLETPVAKEVTKIREQRQLFEAKKGHNAGDTTNGESGMRKRAIDALAQENVWYRKYTIREIEEATDYFSRSLKIGEGGYGPVFKAYLDHTPVAIKVLRPDVSQGLQQFKQEVEVLSRMRHPNMVLLVGACPEYGCLVYEYMDNGSLEDRIFCKNNTPPISWRSRFKIAAEIATGLLFLHQTKPEPLVHRDIKPSNILLDCHYVSKISDVGLARLVPPSIANRLTEYHMTAAAGTFCYIDPEYQQTGMLGVKSDVYSFGVMLLQIITAKPPMGLAMQVEDAIEGGTFPQVLDPAINDWPVEETLSMAKMALRCCELRRRDRPDLGLEVLPELNRLKDLGLHDKAPIEKTLLYNPRPNSSVPEMESQGPQELRALETYSFDHPKPPKQNLPANVL